TCCAGTCCGTAAGAGTAATTAATGCGCTGTTCGGGAAACGATTTGATGACATGCACGGGTTGGCGAGGTGAATCAGGACTGAAGATTGCCAGGTCTTCGCCGTACATGCTCAACTTGAAGTTTGTATGGCACCAGTTTGTGCCGATCACGTTTGTCCGGTCCTTGCCCGAAGCCCATACCATCAGGTATTGGCCGGGCGCAATCGTCATGTCCGGGAAAACCCATCCGTCCGGTGAATCCTTATTATCGGTCAAAGCATACCCGTATAAGTTCACACTGGTGGTACCGCGATTGTATAGTTCAATCCAGCCATTGCGATCCCCATCCTCATCTCGTATGCCGTTCTCATTGCCGGCCATGAATTCATTGATCACCACATCGCCCGTTGGCGCAAGCGGATCTAGTGTCACATCCCAACTTCCGCCAGCGAAACGGTTGCTGTTAAAGGAGAAATCGGTAATGTGATGATTGGTGCTCCATTCAAAATGCACCAGCCCGTTTGATGGCACTGCGAATTGGAACAGGTAAGGCCCCGTATTGTAGCCCGATACAATCGCCGCTGGCTGCCCGTTGACGAGCAGGTCGGAGGCCTTTAATCCGGTCACCGGTTCAGAGAAGAGCACTGTCACTTGGGATAAAACTCTCAGCGTCACATTGGCGGGTGGTTCGAGCGCTATGATGGTCGGCGGCGTGGTTTCCACATTTACATGGAGTGTGGCAGAAGCACTATACGCCGTCCCAAAAGGATTTGCCACAATGCAGCGGAATTGTGTGCCATCTTCTTCCAACCGGGCGCGATCATACGTCAAGGTGGGAGTAAACTCCCCGATGAGATATTCGTCATTGCGCAGCCACTGATAAGTAAAAGGCTCTTCGCCTGAAGCCAGCACGCCGAATACTGCCGTGCCGCCTTCCTCGACAGTAACATCCTGCGGTTGCCCGATTACCACGGGTGGATTTGTGTTTATGGCATAAGGCAACAGGTAACTCCCGGAAATCGGGCCATTGGTTGTGCCATCGGGCATGGTCCAAGCCACGGAAAGGTATTCACCACCCGTTCCTTGCTTCTGCAACGCCTCGATATAATAAGCATTGCCGGATGCCAGGTAAATGGGGGCTGAACCATTGGTCCACTTTTGCCAGGTGACCACGCTATTGGCCGAAACGATGGCCGTCTTGTTGCTGACGTAGCTATCCGTGCTTAGGAAAAGCTGGCTTAAGTCATCACTGCATATCCAGAAGGTGTAATATCCTGACATGGGCGGGACCACATAGCCTCGCACTCGGGTCCCGTAATTGATGCTGGTACCGAAGTTGGCCGTACTGTATCCAGCGGGCATATTGAAGCTGTTTAGGGAAAGCGAGCCGCTGGGATTCCATGGGAAACGCGGGTCCGTGGTGAGATCCGAGACGTAGTTGCCGGGCCGGTTTGTCCAATATTCCAACAACAGCGTTTGAGCCGCCACCGATAGCGAGCCAAACAACCCAACCACACATACGAGCAGGAGCCCGATGCGTCTAAAGCCAAGACAACACATAGTAAATTTGATCTGTCATCAAACATATCAAAAAAACCCCGGCTTGGCCATCAAAATGTCACATAAACTTTACATTTGCGGCGTGAGTGCATCAAGCGATCCGGCCGGAACGGAAACCGGATGTTAATGACGCGCATCCTCAGACAACGTTTCCCGGCACTTGCGTTTCTCCGGCACGTGTTCAATATTGTGCCCGTGAATTTGACGATTGCAGAACTGACGGAGCGCCTGGTTGACTCGTACAGCCGGGTGGGCGGCATCAACCATTTGGATGGCAAAAACCTGCCCTCCAAGAGCGCTATTGTTCAGATTACCGTGGATCTGTTGCGTCTGCTGTTCCCTGGCTTTTTCGATGAGCGTGTCATTCATTCCTCAAAAATCAGGGTGGAAACAACCGTCTTGCTCGAGTCCGTCATGGTCCGGTTGGAGGATGAAATCTATAAGAGCCTGGAATACCACGCTCCCGGCGACCTGAAAAAGAAGGAGTTTCGCGCGTTTGCCAAAGAGGTCGCCTTCGGGTTAATCCAAGCGTTCCCCGGCATCCGCGAAATCTTGCAGACCGATATGGAAGCGGCGTATCAAGGCGATCCAGCCGCGCTGAGCAAGGAAGAAGTCATCGTGGCCTATCCGTTTGTCGAGGCGATTGCCGTGCATCGCGCCGCGAATGAGCTGTATCGCAAGGGAATCGCACTCCTCCCGCGCATTATGAGCGAATGGGCGCATTCACGCACTGGCATGGACCTGCATCCCGGCGCTTCCATTGGCTCGTACTTCTTTGTGGACCATTGCACCGGCACGGTCGTGGGCGAAACCAGCATTATCGGCAACCACGTCAAAATGTACCAAGGCGTGGCCTTGATCGCCCGCTCGCTTTCCGGCGGGCAACAATTGCGCGGCACCAAGCGGCATCCGACCATTGAAGATCATGTTACCATCTATGCCGGGTCAACTATCATGGGCGGAGATACCGTGGTGGGGGCGGGCAGCACGGTGGGTGCGAACGTATTCCTCAGCCACAGTGTGCCAGCCCGTTCACTTGTGCTCGCGGATGATGTCAAGGTCCGCGTGATGAGCAAGCTGGAGAAAAATAGTCCCGTCCTGAATTTCGAGATTTAGGATGGTCTCTAATGCGCTTGTATTCCTCCCCTGCCACGGTTTAAGCTGACGCCATGAAACAGCTTGAACCGAAACGTACGATGCGAACTGACGCCTTAAGTCAACCAGTGGAAAACCCGGGGACCATGCTGGGACGCCGTGACTTTCTCACCCGTAGCGCGCTGGCGGCAGTGGCCCTGGGTGGCATGGGGTCATCGTTGTCACTGTTTGGCGCTGGGGATTCCTGGCCGCCGGCCATGGCGGTGTTCAGCAAGGTTTATCAAGAGGTTAAACTCGATTTTGATCAAGCGGCCGCCCTTACGCAGGAGGCTGGCCTGGATGGGGTTGACTGTCCCGTCCGTCCCAAGGGGGAGATTGAACCGGAGCGCGCGGCTGACGACATGCCTCGGTACGCCGAGGCGCTTAAGCAACACAATGCCGCCATGTTGTTGCTGACCACCGGCATCACCAGCGTTGATTTTCCCCATACCGAAACCGTGTTACGCACCGGGAAAAAGCTCGGCATCCGTTATTATCGGCTCGGCCAATATCGGCCTGAGAAGGGCAAGACCATGCGCGATTTGATTCCCGAGGTCCGGGCGCGTTTCAAGGACCTGGCCGCGCTGAATCGCCAGTTGGGCATGACCGCCATCTTCCAGAATCATTCGCCTAGCGGTAATAGTGCATACTTGGGCGGTGACTTGACGGATATGGCTGCGTTGGTGGAGGGCTTTGCACCGGATGAAATCGCGGTGGCGTTTGATTTGGGGCACGCGTTGGTCGTGCATCAGGACGAATGGAAAACGCACTTTGAAAAACTGAAATCGCATTTGGGCATCGCGTATATCAAAGATGCCGACCGAGTCAAACGGTTTGTGGCTTTTGGCGAGGGAGAATTCTCGCGCACGGATTATTTCCAGAAACTCAAGGCTATGGACTACCGGCGTCCGTTCTCCGTTCACATCGAATATGAATGGACGCCAAAAGGTCAACCCAAGACCCGGGAAGCGTTGCTGCGGGTGTTGAAAGAATCGCGCCAAGCAGTGAATAAGTGGTGCGGGGTGAGCTAGCTCCGAGTTTCTCATTCATAATCCCACCCCAATATTTCGGATAGGTGAGGTTTTCACGCCCAAGGAGCGGGCTCGACACGAGTTCGCTTTGTGGTAACATGCATCCACGATGTTCATGTTAAGTCGTACCGTTTTATGTCTGCTGACCTGCCTGGCGGGCAATGCCTTGGTGGGCGGCCCAATGCCCTTGGGAAATCCGTCCGCGAATTCCATGGCTGTGCTTACCAATTCCCGTGTGCGCCAAGTCGGACCAGGCACGTACCAGGTGGGGATTGTTAAACTGGAGAAGGCCAAGAATACCATCACGTTTCCCGCGCAAATCAATATGCGCGAGGGGATCGTTGAATATGCGCTGGTCAGTTCGCAGGGTAAGCTCCACGAGAGTGTGCTGCAAACGGAGGCGGAACCCTACCATATTCATGTGGCCATGTTGTTGTTGGGAGCTAAAGGTTCGCCCAAAGAATTGAGGGAGGAGGATTTTCTGCGAAACATTCCGGGAGACAAGGTCACAATTCAGGTGGCGTGGAAAGTGGATGGCGTGGAGAAAAACGCCCCGCTGGAAAGTTGGATATTGGACAAAATATTGGAGAAACCCATGAAAGCCGGTGAGTGGACCTACAATGGATCACGTACTGTGGAAGCTGTGTTTCTTGCCCAGCGGGAGCGTTCCATCATTGCCTTGATCGCCGACCCGGATGCTTTGGTGAATAATCCGCGCACCTATCGTGAGAAGGATGATAATTGGACCGGTAATCCTGAAGCCTGCCCGCCGGTGGGCACCCCGGTGCAAGTGAGTATTAAAATCCAACCGCAAAAGCCATTGCCGTCGCCATAGTCCAAGGATGACCGAGAACCGCGTAACCCGCCAGTATCCTGATCCGTCTAATCTCCTGAAAGTTAAAAGTAAATCAAACTGACATCATGCTTATGAGCCAACTCAAGTTACTGTTTCTGGGCGGAGTGTGTAGCGTCCTCATGACCGCATCGCTTTTTGCGCAGCCGGCGTCGGGACGCGATGAACGCCCGGGGGCAAACGCCCGCCTACCGCAGCGTCAACAACCCCTGCCGCCTGGAGTGGAGGCCTTACGCGATCTCGAGTATGTGCCCAACGGGCATGAGCGGCAGAAACTTGATCTCTATCGGCCCAAGGATGGCAATAAGCTCCCGCTGATCATTTGGGTGCATGGTGGCGCATGGCGCGCCGGCAGCAAGGACCAATGCCCGGCGTTGCCGATGCTGCGCGATGGCTACGCCGTGGCCAGCATCAATTACCGTCTGTCGCAGCACGCCATTTTCCCCGCGCAAATCGAGGATTGCAAAGCCGCCATCCGTTGGCTGCGCGCCAATGCGGCCAAGTATCGTCTGGACCCGGATCGGTTTGGGGCCTGGGGTTCCTCCGCCGGTGGCCATCTGGTGGCATTGATCGGCACCAGCGGTGATGTCAAAGAGTTTGAGGTGGGCGAAAATCTCAGCGTTTCCAGCCGGGTGCAAGCCGTGTGTGATTGGTTCGGGCCAACCGACATGGTGCAGATGAGCAAGTTCCCCAGCACGATGAAACACGACGCGCCGGAATCACCGGAATCCTTGCTGGTGGGCGGTCCCATTCAGGAGAACCTTGCCAAGGCGGCCAAGGTCAACCCCATCACTTACGTGGCCAAAAATAATCCGCCGTTCCTGATTATGCACGGCGACAAGGATCCCTTGGTGCCCCTGAATCAAAGCGAAATACTGGAGGCGGCACTCAAGAAAGCCGGCGTGGAAGTTCAATTGCATGTGGTGATCGGTGCGGGGCATGGTTTCGGTGGTCCGGAGAACCAGGGACTGGTGAATCAGTTTTTTGCCAAACACCTGAAGCCATAAATCACGTCTTGACACTCCGGCTTTCAGACACCAATTTCTTGGCGGATTAACAATTATTATTATGTCCATAAAGCATACTTTGTTTGACTCGCTCCAGACGTTTGATTTGGGGAATGGCAAAACTGGCAATTATTACTCGCTGCCCGCGCTCGAAAAGGCCGGGCTGGGGAAGATTTCACGGCTTCCGGTATCCATCCGCATTGTCCTGGAATCCGTGCTGCGCAATTGCGACGGCAAAAAGGTCACCGAACAGAACGTGCGCGAGTTGGCTGCCTGGCAGCCGAAGACCGCTCGTACTGCGGAGATTCCGTTTGTTGTCGCGCGGATCGTCCTGCAGGATTTCACCGGCGTGCCGCTGTTGGTGGACCTTGCGGCTATGCGTTCCGCCGTGTCGCGTTTGGGCAAGAATCCCAAGCTGATTGAGCCGCTGGTGCCCGTGGACTTGGTGGTGGATCACTCCGTTCAAGTTGACTTTGCCGGTACGCCTGATGCGTTCCAGCGCAATCTGGAACTGGAGTTCCAACGCAACCGGGAGCGCTACCAATTCTTGAAGTGGGGTATGCAGGCCTTTGAAACCTTCAAGGTTGTGCCGCCCGGCATTGGCATCATTCACCAGGTCAACCTGGAATATCTGGCCAAAGGCGTGCTGGAACACAGTGGAGTTTATTATCCGGATACCCTCGTGGGTACGGATTCGCATACCACTATGATCAATGGCATCGGTATCGTTGGTTGGGGCGTGGGTGGCATTGAAGCCGAGGCCGGCATGCTCGGGCAGCCCGTCTATTTCCTTACCCCGGACGTCGTTGGGGTGCATCTCACCGGCAGCCTGCGGGAAGGCGTGACCGCCACGGATTTGGCGCTCACGGTGACCCAACTGCTGCGCAAGGCGAAGGTGGTTGGCAAGTTTGTGGAGTTTTTTGGTCCGGGTGCGGCGGCGTTGCCGCTGGTGGATCGCGCCACGGTTGCCAACATGGCTCCTGAATATGGCGCCACCATGGGCTTCTTCCCGGTGGATGCCGAGTGCGTCAATTACTTGCGGCTCACCGGCCGTTCTGAGGAACTGTGCCAGCGCTACGAGAATTACTATCGCGCCCAGGGCTTGTGGGGCATCCCGCAAAAGGGGCAGGTGGATTATTCCCAGGAGCTGGAATTGGATCTGGCGACGGTGGTTCCCAGCGTGGCCGGTCCGAAGCGTCCGCAGGACCGCATCGAGCTGCCGAACCTCAAGCGCGATTTCTTCAGCGCCTTTATTCGTCCGGTCACCGAAAGCGGTTTTGGCAAAACCCGCAAACAGTTCAGTACCGTTAAGGCGCAGGTCAAGGTGGAGGGCAAAGGCGATGCGACGCTGGGCAATGGCTCGGTGTTGATCGCCTCCATCACCAGTTGCACGAACACCTCCAACCCCACGGTCATGCTCGCCGCCGGTCTCCTGGCGAAGAAGGCGGTGGAGAAGGGGCTGACCGTCAATCCCGCCGTGAAGGCGTCTCTGGCGCCGGGCAGCCGCGTGGTCAGCGACTACTTGAATAAGACCGGGCTGCAACCGTACCTGGACAAGTTGGGCTTCAACCTGGTGGGCTACGGCTGCGCCACCTGCATCGGCAACTCCGGGCCATTGGCACCGGTGATTGAAGAGGCGGTTGTCAAAAACGATCTGGTTGCCGCTTCCGTGCTTTCCGGCAACCGCAACTTTGAGGCGCGCGTCCATCAGAACATCAAGGCCAACTTCCTGATGTCGCCGCCGCTGGTGGTGGCGTTCGCGCTGGCCGGGCGCGTGGATGTGGACATGAGCTGCGAACCGATTGGCCTCGGCAAGGACAATGAGCCGGTGTACCTGGCGGATATCTGGCCCACCCTCGCGGAAATCCGCAGCGCCATGGCGTCGGCCTTGCAGCCGGAAATCTTCCGCCAATTGTACACCAACTTCGCGTCGCAGAACCCGAAGTGGAACGAAGTGCCCACCACCGCCGGGCTGATCTACGGCTGGGACACGAAGAGTACCTACATTCAGGAGCCGCCGTTCTTCACCAACTTCTCGATGCAGGCGGGCAGCATCGGCCAAATCCGTGGCGCGCGCGCCTTGGGTATCTTCGGCGATAGCGTCACCACCGACCACATTTCCCCGGCCGGTGCCATCAAGAAAACGTCTCCCGCCGGCAAGTACTTGATCGAAAACGGCGTGACGTATGAAGACTTCAACAGCTACGGCTCGCGCCGTGGTAATGATCGCATCATGACGCGCGGCACCTTTGCCAACGTGCGCATCAAGAACCTGATGCTGGGCGGCGAGGAAGGCGGCAACACCCTCTACCAGCCGACGGGCGAAAAGCTGAGCATCTATGATGCCGCCGTGAAACATCAGGCGGACAAGACGCCGCTGATCGTCATCGCCGGGCAGGAGTACGGCACCGGTTCCAGTCGCGACTGGGCCGCCAAAGGCACCAATCTGCTGGGCGTAAAGGTCGTCGTCGCGCAGAGCTTTGAGCGCATTCACCGTTCCAACCTCGTGGGCATGGGCGTGCTGCCGTTGCAGTTCAAGGAAGGCACCACCGCGCAGACGCTCAAGCTGGATGGCACCGAAGTCTATGACATCGTGGGCCTCTCGCCGGACCTCAAGCCGCAGCAGGACCTGACGCTCCGCATCACCCGCAAGAGCGGCCCGGCGGAGGATGTCCCGGTGCGCTGCCGCATTGATACCCCCATCGAGATTGATTACTACCAGCACGGCGGCATCCTGCCTTACGTGCTGCGGCAACTGCTGGCTTGAGACGGCGAAAGCAGCAAGCAGACGGCTGACGCT
This genomic window from Verrucomicrobiota bacterium contains:
- a CDS encoding serine acetyltransferase produces the protein MTRILRQRFPALAFLRHVFNIVPVNLTIAELTERLVDSYSRVGGINHLDGKNLPSKSAIVQITVDLLRLLFPGFFDERVIHSSKIRVETTVLLESVMVRLEDEIYKSLEYHAPGDLKKKEFRAFAKEVAFGLIQAFPGIREILQTDMEAAYQGDPAALSKEEVIVAYPFVEAIAVHRAANELYRKGIALLPRIMSEWAHSRTGMDLHPGASIGSYFFVDHCTGTVVGETSIIGNHVKMYQGVALIARSLSGGQQLRGTKRHPTIEDHVTIYAGSTIMGGDTVVGAGSTVGANVFLSHSVPARSLVLADDVKVRVMSKLEKNSPVLNFEI
- a CDS encoding TIM barrel protein, which translates into the protein MKQLEPKRTMRTDALSQPVENPGTMLGRRDFLTRSALAAVALGGMGSSLSLFGAGDSWPPAMAVFSKVYQEVKLDFDQAAALTQEAGLDGVDCPVRPKGEIEPERAADDMPRYAEALKQHNAAMLLLTTGITSVDFPHTETVLRTGKKLGIRYYRLGQYRPEKGKTMRDLIPEVRARFKDLAALNRQLGMTAIFQNHSPSGNSAYLGGDLTDMAALVEGFAPDEIAVAFDLGHALVVHQDEWKTHFEKLKSHLGIAYIKDADRVKRFVAFGEGEFSRTDYFQKLKAMDYRRPFSVHIEYEWTPKGQPKTREALLRVLKESRQAVNKWCGVS
- a CDS encoding YdjY domain-containing protein; its protein translation is MLSRTVLCLLTCLAGNALVGGPMPLGNPSANSMAVLTNSRVRQVGPGTYQVGIVKLEKAKNTITFPAQINMREGIVEYALVSSQGKLHESVLQTEAEPYHIHVAMLLLGAKGSPKELREEDFLRNIPGDKVTIQVAWKVDGVEKNAPLESWILDKILEKPMKAGEWTYNGSRTVEAVFLAQRERSIIALIADPDALVNNPRTYREKDDNWTGNPEACPPVGTPVQVSIKIQPQKPLPSP
- a CDS encoding alpha/beta hydrolase, with amino-acid sequence MSQLKLLFLGGVCSVLMTASLFAQPASGRDERPGANARLPQRQQPLPPGVEALRDLEYVPNGHERQKLDLYRPKDGNKLPLIIWVHGGAWRAGSKDQCPALPMLRDGYAVASINYRLSQHAIFPAQIEDCKAAIRWLRANAAKYRLDPDRFGAWGSSAGGHLVALIGTSGDVKEFEVGENLSVSSRVQAVCDWFGPTDMVQMSKFPSTMKHDAPESPESLLVGGPIQENLAKAAKVNPITYVAKNNPPFLIMHGDKDPLVPLNQSEILEAALKKAGVEVQLHVVIGAGHGFGGPENQGLVNQFFAKHLKP
- the acnA gene encoding aconitate hydratase AcnA, yielding MSIKHTLFDSLQTFDLGNGKTGNYYSLPALEKAGLGKISRLPVSIRIVLESVLRNCDGKKVTEQNVRELAAWQPKTARTAEIPFVVARIVLQDFTGVPLLVDLAAMRSAVSRLGKNPKLIEPLVPVDLVVDHSVQVDFAGTPDAFQRNLELEFQRNRERYQFLKWGMQAFETFKVVPPGIGIIHQVNLEYLAKGVLEHSGVYYPDTLVGTDSHTTMINGIGIVGWGVGGIEAEAGMLGQPVYFLTPDVVGVHLTGSLREGVTATDLALTVTQLLRKAKVVGKFVEFFGPGAAALPLVDRATVANMAPEYGATMGFFPVDAECVNYLRLTGRSEELCQRYENYYRAQGLWGIPQKGQVDYSQELELDLATVVPSVAGPKRPQDRIELPNLKRDFFSAFIRPVTESGFGKTRKQFSTVKAQVKVEGKGDATLGNGSVLIASITSCTNTSNPTVMLAAGLLAKKAVEKGLTVNPAVKASLAPGSRVVSDYLNKTGLQPYLDKLGFNLVGYGCATCIGNSGPLAPVIEEAVVKNDLVAASVLSGNRNFEARVHQNIKANFLMSPPLVVAFALAGRVDVDMSCEPIGLGKDNEPVYLADIWPTLAEIRSAMASALQPEIFRQLYTNFASQNPKWNEVPTTAGLIYGWDTKSTYIQEPPFFTNFSMQAGSIGQIRGARALGIFGDSVTTDHISPAGAIKKTSPAGKYLIENGVTYEDFNSYGSRRGNDRIMTRGTFANVRIKNLMLGGEEGGNTLYQPTGEKLSIYDAAVKHQADKTPLIVIAGQEYGTGSSRDWAAKGTNLLGVKVVVAQSFERIHRSNLVGMGVLPLQFKEGTTAQTLKLDGTEVYDIVGLSPDLKPQQDLTLRITRKSGPAEDVPVRCRIDTPIEIDYYQHGGILPYVLRQLLA